In the Clostridium gelidum genome, ATCTTTTAATGCTTCAATACCTTCTCTTTGTCTTATCTTGATCTTCTGTCTCTCTTTTTCTGCCATGTATGAAAGTAATTCAAACACTATATTACTAATTAAGTTCTTTTCCAAATCGCTCTTACCTTGAGTATTTAATATTTCAGTATCTATAACAACAATGTTTATTCCAATCTTAATTAGTTCTTGCCACTCTTCTTTTATCATATTCATATCTCTGCCAAGTCTATCAAGTTCTTTTATTACAAGAGTGTCTCCACTTCTTAATAATTCATTCTTTAAGATTTGATATCCTTCTCTATTAAAATCTTTACCACTGGCTTTATCACATTTAATATTCTTTTCTTCAACACCATATTCTTTTAATGCAATTAATTGTCTATCTAAATTTTGTTCCTTTGAACTAACTCTTGCATAACCATAAACTTTATTTTCCATATCCATCAACCTCTCATTAATTTAATTCATCTACCTTATATATCCATTATATCATTTATGTTCGTAAAGGTCAATTTATTTTTATGAATTGTTTTACGAATACTTTTCTTTATTTTTTTACATTCTGAATAAATCATGCAAAAAGTGTTCGTAAAGGTTGATAGATACTTTTCACCAAATTTCTGTTCGCAAAGTACTTTTCTTTTACTATTTTATGCTATTTATGAATAGTGTTTGTACTGTTCTTAAAGGTACACCTTTTTGAATTGAAACTATTTTGATATTATTAATTAATTTTAGAATATATATTGTCTTGTAGAGTTATCATTTTCATAGCTTTAAAAATCTGGTGATAAAAAAAGAAATACCTTACTTTCGATACTTCTTAGATTACTAAATTATAGAAAATTATGCATTACTTTGGCTATGCCTACCACCATTTTTTCTTTTTAAAGAAAATAAGCATTGAAGTTGCAATAGAAATCATGATTACCCATACTACTGGATACATCCATGGCCAATTATATTCTGGCATATTTGAGAGATTCATGCCATATAATCCCACAATAAATGATAGAGGTATAAAAACAGTAGATATAATTGTTAAAACTTTCATTATTTCATTCATTTTGTTACTTACACTAGAAAGATACATGTCCAACATACTAGACAATATATCCCTTAAAGTTTCAGTAGTATCCATTACCTGAATTACATGGTCATATAAATCCCTTATATATATATCCACAGATTCTTTAACTAGCGGTGTTTCACTTCGTGTTAGAAAACTAACTACCTCCCGTAACGGCCATACTGATTTATGTAGATATAACATTTGTTTTTTTAATTTATGAATGACTTGCAATGTATCCTTCGAAGGATTCGATACTAACTCATCTTCTGTATCTTCAATCTTTTCACTCAATTCTTCTAGTACAACAAAGTAATTATCAACAATTACATCAAGCAAATTATAAATCAGGTAATCTGTACCCATTTTTCTAATACGTCCTACTCCTTGTCTAATTCCTTCACGCACTGTATTATATATTTCTACTTTCCTTTCACTAAAAGAAATAACATAATTTTCACCAAGTATGAAACTTTCTTGTTCAGTGGTAAATTCGCTCAACTTATTATCATAGAATAGCATCTTTACAACAATATAAGTATATCCATCATAATTCTCTATCTTAGGACGTTGCCCAGTATTTAGAATATCTTCCAACACCAAAGGATGAATCCCAAAACAACCACCAAGTTTTTCAATAGTATTGACATCATGAATGCCTTCTACGTTAATCCAATATACAGTGGATTCTTTCGGGTGTAACAAGCTTACATCATTTAAATCAATTACTTTTTCCTCAAATCTATCTACATCATAATTAAATAGCTTTATTTGAATTGCTTCACTCTTTTTTTCTCCAGTGTATATTAGACTTCCTGGAGGCAATCCTGCTTTTATAGAACGTTTTTTCATAATTTTATTCATAAACAATCACCTATTAATACATATTTATTTAATTTCTACATAATATTTCCCAAAATATAGTTGTTTTATATCATTTCAATTTTTTATTTTACCTATACTGAACAATATTTTACTATTGTAAATTAATTATGAAGATTTGTACATATAAAATTATTTGCTGAATTCTACTTTTTCTATATGACTAGTATAAAAATTATAACTATCTAAAGTATCAGTAAGACTATTACTTTTTATCCAAACCAAATATCTATTAAATAAATCTAATATATCTAAATCTATATTATCCATCAACCATACGCTCCTACATATTTACTAATTATTCACTATTATACAATAAATTCTTAGACAAGTAAACATATGTTCGTTAGCTACATTTCGTAAAAGCCAACTTTGAGACTTATAATAATACTATTAGTATCTATTAGTAGAGGCTCAAAGCATTGGTATTACTATATTATAGAGTATTCATACTCCTTACCTTTCACAACATTTTATACTTAGAATGTCATAATTCTAACTATTTAGTACCTATCGCAACACTCTTCGTGACCTTTTCACCATACCTCTACAAATGGCTCTATTACTAAGGTTATAACTATTTGTACCAATATATCAGTATACGATATATTATATATGTGCACGTCGTGATAATGGCTTATATACTAGGTTTAAGTGTATTTTTAGCGTCATTTTTTAGTGCTTCATCGCAGTAAAGTATCAAATTAGAACGAAACACTTATATTTGATTTATTTAG is a window encoding:
- a CDS encoding recombinase family protein, with protein sequence MENKVYGYARVSSKEQNLDRQLIALKEYGVEEKNIKCDKASGKDFNREGYQILKNELLRSGDTLVIKELDRLGRDMNMIKEEWQELIKIGINIVVIDTEILNTQGKSDLEKNLISNIVFELLSYMAEKERQKIKIRQREGIEALKDRNYGKGIGRPSAEYPVNFKEVYNSWKAKEINATKAMETLDLKRTTFYKLVKQYEDN
- the corA gene encoding magnesium/cobalt transporter CorA, yielding MNKIMKKRSIKAGLPPGSLIYTGEKKSEAIQIKLFNYDVDRFEEKVIDLNDVSLLHPKESTVYWINVEGIHDVNTIEKLGGCFGIHPLVLEDILNTGQRPKIENYDGYTYIVVKMLFYDNKLSEFTTEQESFILGENYVISFSERKVEIYNTVREGIRQGVGRIRKMGTDYLIYNLLDVIVDNYFVVLEELSEKIEDTEDELVSNPSKDTLQVIHKLKKQMLYLHKSVWPLREVVSFLTRSETPLVKESVDIYIRDLYDHVIQVMDTTETLRDILSSMLDMYLSSVSNKMNEIMKVLTIISTVFIPLSFIVGLYGMNLSNMPEYNWPWMYPVVWVIMISIATSMLIFFKKKKWW